The genomic segment TCGGCCATCATCGCCCGGTCCTGCAGGGCGATGCCCGCGGACCCGACCGCCGGACTGAACTTCTCGTACGGTCCCTCGACCGCCCCGGACTGCGGCTTCAGCCCGAGCACCTCGGCATAGAAGGGGTAACAGGCGGCGAAGTCGGAGACGAGCAGTCTTACTTGGGCGAGTTCCACGATGCTCCCAGGGGGTTCGGGGACGCGGGTCGGGACCGGGCGGTCAGGACCAGCGTCCGGTTCGGCCCAGCAGCAGCGCCCCGGCCGCCGTCCCGGCGGTCGATGTACGCAGCACACTGGGCCCGAGTCGATACGCCCCCGCGCCCGACTCGCCGAAGAGCGCCAGCTCCTCCGGCGACACGCCCCCTTCGGGCCCCACGACGAGCACGATCTCCCCGGCCGCCGGCAGCTCGGCCGTGGCCAGCGTGTCGTCGCCGCTCTCGTGCAGTACGGCGGCGAAGTCGGCCTTCGCGAGCAGCGCCGCGACCTGCTTGCCGGTGGCCGCCTCGGCGACCTCGGGAAACCGCACCCGGCGGGACTGCTTGCCCGCCTCCCGCGCGGTGGACCGCCATTTGGCGAGGGCCTTCAGCCCCCGGTCGCCCTTCCACTGGGTGATGCAGCGGGAGGCGGCCCAGGGCACGATCGCGTCCACCCCGACCTCGGTCATGGTCTCGACGGCCAGTTCGCCCCGGTCGCCCTTGGGCAGCGCCTGGACGACGGTGATACGGGGCTGTGGCGGGGCCTCCTCGTGCACGGTCTCCAGGTCCATGACCACGAGCCGGTCCTTGCCCTCGGCGGCCTTGACGATGCCCTCCGCCCAGCGTCCGCGCCCGTCCGTGAGGACGACGTCCTCACCGGCCCGCAGCCGCTTCACGGAGACGGCGTGCCGCCCCTCGGGTCCGTCGAGGACGAGCTCGCCGCCGCAGCCGTCCGGCAGGTCCAGCGAGTCGACCACGAACACGGGTGCGGTCATCGCCCCTCGCCCCCG from the Streptomyces sp. NBC_00310 genome contains:
- a CDS encoding 16S rRNA (uracil(1498)-N(3))-methyltransferase encodes the protein MTAPVFVVDSLDLPDGCGGELVLDGPEGRHAVSVKRLRAGEDVVLTDGRGRWAEGIVKAAEGKDRLVVMDLETVHEEAPPQPRITVVQALPKGDRGELAVETMTEVGVDAIVPWAASRCITQWKGDRGLKALAKWRSTAREAGKQSRRVRFPEVAEAATGKQVAALLAKADFAAVLHESGDDTLATAELPAAGEIVLVVGPEGGVSPEELALFGESGAGAYRLGPSVLRTSTAGTAAGALLLGRTGRWS